A window of Desulfocurvibacter africanus subsp. africanus DSM 2603 contains these coding sequences:
- a CDS encoding SAM-dependent methyltransferase, protein MNNNTLSFPDVFTAYLAPRGFEAELLRELGDSILAVRDRLVLASGPPRDVAWAQNIWLDPRWIPIESIGDAAHKLKGLQRKWALYSTGLHRRATLIQDKLPKVSARRQVFGEPPPSAPLGSWTLWEENLLLASPACASPWNHGEAEFEENKTEPPGRAYLKLWELFTRLGIKPAPGDLCLDLGASPGGWSWVLAGLGARVFAVDKADLAANVAAMPNVEHCRGSAFGLDPRMVGAADWLFSDVICYPDRLLAMVERWLELGECKRFVCTVKLQSETDFAVLERFRAIPGSRLLHLHHNKHELTWLRL, encoded by the coding sequence GTGAACAACAATACTCTTTCATTTCCCGACGTCTTCACCGCCTACCTGGCTCCGCGCGGCTTCGAGGCCGAATTGCTGCGCGAGCTGGGCGACTCGATTCTGGCCGTGCGCGACAGGCTCGTGCTCGCCTCGGGCCCGCCGCGCGACGTGGCCTGGGCCCAGAACATCTGGCTCGACCCGCGCTGGATCCCAATCGAATCCATCGGCGACGCGGCGCACAAGCTGAAAGGCTTGCAGCGCAAGTGGGCTTTGTACTCCACGGGCCTGCATCGCCGGGCCACGCTCATCCAGGACAAGCTGCCCAAGGTCTCGGCGCGGCGGCAGGTCTTCGGTGAGCCGCCGCCGTCCGCTCCGCTGGGCTCGTGGACCTTGTGGGAGGAAAACCTGCTGCTGGCCTCACCCGCCTGCGCCAGCCCCTGGAATCACGGCGAGGCCGAGTTCGAGGAGAACAAGACCGAGCCGCCGGGCCGGGCCTACCTCAAGCTGTGGGAGTTGTTCACGCGCCTGGGCATAAAGCCCGCGCCGGGCGATCTGTGCCTGGACCTCGGCGCGTCGCCGGGCGGCTGGAGCTGGGTGCTGGCCGGGCTTGGCGCGCGCGTGTTCGCCGTGGACAAGGCCGATCTGGCCGCCAACGTCGCGGCCATGCCGAACGTTGAGCACTGCCGGGGCTCGGCCTTCGGTCTGGACCCGCGCATGGTCGGCGCGGCGGACTGGCTCTTCTCGGACGTGATCTGCTATCCGGACCGACTGCTGGCCATGGTCGAGCGCTGGCTGGAGCTGGGCGAGTGCAAACGCTTCGTCTGCACGGTCAAGCTGCAGAGCGAGACCGACTTCGCGGTCCTCGAACGCTTCCGGGCCATTCCCGGCTCGCGCCTGCTGCACCTGCACCACAACAAGCACGAATTGACCTGGCTGCGGCTGTAG
- a CDS encoding beta-ketoacyl-ACP synthase III: MSQAAYITDVSAFLPGEPVSNEDMEKVLGLVGESASRVRRIILRSNKIQSRHYALNPVTRAQTHSNAQLAAEAVRRLAPYSGYSPADIQCLACGTSSPDQLLPGHGLMVHGELATGPCEVVSPAGICLAGIGALKYAYMNVALGLSENAVATGSELSSTFLRAEFCEPAACDRSEELQKAPILAFEADFLRWMLSDGAGAVFVTNAPRPDGLSLRIDWIEHVSFAGSLPTCMYAGGEKREDGSLTGWRSLVDRGQNVDKSLLLVRQDVKMLNAEVVVTAVDRTLPLVIGRRGIKPEEVDWFLPHISSEFFRPQLAERMEAFGFHIPQERWFTNLSSRGNTGSASIFIMLAELFRSGRIEKDQKLLCFIPESGRFSMSYMLLTAV; this comes from the coding sequence CCAACGAAGACATGGAAAAGGTCCTGGGCCTGGTGGGCGAGAGCGCCTCACGCGTGCGGCGCATCATTCTGCGCAGCAACAAAATCCAGAGCCGGCATTACGCCCTGAACCCGGTCACGCGGGCGCAGACGCACAGCAACGCGCAGCTCGCGGCCGAGGCCGTGCGGCGGCTCGCACCCTATTCGGGCTACTCGCCGGCCGACATCCAGTGTCTGGCCTGCGGCACATCCAGCCCGGACCAGCTTCTGCCCGGCCACGGCCTCATGGTCCACGGCGAGTTGGCCACCGGCCCGTGCGAAGTGGTCAGCCCCGCGGGCATCTGCCTGGCCGGCATCGGCGCGCTCAAGTACGCGTACATGAACGTGGCCCTGGGTCTTTCGGAGAACGCCGTGGCCACGGGCTCGGAGCTCTCCTCGACCTTCCTGCGCGCCGAGTTCTGCGAACCGGCCGCCTGCGACCGCAGCGAGGAGCTGCAGAAGGCGCCAATCCTGGCTTTCGAGGCCGACTTCCTGCGCTGGATGCTCTCGGACGGCGCGGGGGCAGTGTTCGTGACCAATGCGCCCAGGCCTGACGGATTGTCCCTGCGCATCGATTGGATCGAGCATGTCTCCTTTGCCGGCAGCCTGCCCACGTGCATGTACGCGGGCGGCGAAAAGCGCGAGGACGGCTCGCTCACGGGCTGGCGCAGCCTGGTCGATCGCGGCCAGAACGTGGACAAGTCCCTGCTGCTCGTGCGCCAGGATGTGAAGATGCTCAATGCCGAGGTGGTGGTCACGGCCGTGGACCGCACCCTGCCGCTGGTCATCGGGCGGCGCGGCATCAAGCCCGAGGAAGTGGACTGGTTCCTGCCGCACATCTCCTCGGAGTTCTTCCGGCCGCAACTCGCCGAGCGCATGGAGGCTTTCGGCTTCCACATCCCCCAGGAACGCTGGTTCACCAACCTGTCCAGCAGGGGCAACACGGGCTCGGCCTCCATCTTCATCATGCTCGCCGAACTGTTCCGCTCGGGCCGCATCGAGAAAGACCAGAAGCTTTTGTGCTTCATCCCCGAGAGCGGACGTTTTTCCATGAGCTATATGTTGCTCACGGCCGTTTAG